One Neodiprion pinetum isolate iyNeoPine1 chromosome 1, iyNeoPine1.2, whole genome shotgun sequence genomic window carries:
- the LOC124212001 gene encoding uncharacterized protein, which translates to MAIARIKSFIDSGLKSSSLNRTTNLEPEVGIKIVHSPAAKALYVTVIGARHLPQNFGFTRVNSYVVKVKLLPGKEKFETTPKNESWPSWNEEFTFPLTKETKSKFGKTKVTEEEISGSKFVVATVYAVLEDKPLIATEKKESENDKAKGESSKKGKKDSSAFKSMASTSDSSKANVLTQFFGKQSDKEKTSVPQRSARDRIFDKRRTLGAATVKLDPGVFVTKPAKPKHASDVSTGETWWPLKPISSGISGADERRESKKGQVEISLCQEKGDKDGESVGNLILSLSKLRCSLHTMHEHEALKGQLYIKMSVVDNGIVTHFWKSDRFTPTISTSFSPDNARVIAKNPQGDVSFVVKFVSKNKMGKKTAIGHFVIGPDGGGTYGEQWKQALAKPGQQITKWQPFE; encoded by the exons ATGGCTATAGCTCGGATTAAATCCTTCATTGACAGTGGCTTGAAGAGCAGCTCGCTGAATCGAACGACCAATCTAGAACCGGAAGtgggaataaaaattgtccaTTCCCCGGCGGCGAAGGCTTTATACGTGACTGTTATAGGCGCAAGACACTTACCTCAGAACTTTGGCTTTACCAGAGTGAACAGTTATGTTGTTAAG GTGAAACTTCTGCCAGGGAAGGAAAAGTTCGAAACAACCCCAAAGAACGAGTCCTGGCCGAGTTGGAACGAGGAGTTCACCTTTCCGCTGACGAAAGAGACGAAATCAAAATTCGGGAAGACTAAAGTAACCGAAGAGGAAATTAGTGGGTCGAAATTCGTCGTGGCCACAGTCTACGCTGTTCTAGAGGACAAGCCACTGATAGCCACCGAAAAAAAGGAATCGGAGAATGACAAAGCCAAAGGTGAATCTTCcaagaaaggaaagaaggataGTTCAGCCTTCAAGAGTATGGCCTCGACCTCGGATTCATCCAAGGCCAATGTGCTAACCCAATTCTTTGGCAAACAAAGTGATAAGGAAAAGACAAGCGTACCTCAGAGGAGCGCCAGGGACCGGATCTTCGATAAGAGACGAACCCTGGGAGCCGCTACTGTTAAATTGGACCCAGGAGTCTTCGTTACAAAACCCGCCAAACCAAAGCATGCGAGCGACGTTTCCACCGGAGAAACTTGGTGGCCACTGAAACCGATCAGCAGCGGAATCTCCGGAGCCGATGAAAGG CGGGAGAGCAAGAAAGGCCAGGTGGAGATATCATTATGCCAGGAGAAGGGGGACAAGGACGGAGAAAGTGTAGGCAACTTGATATTGTCATTGAGCAAGCTGAGATGCTCCTTACATACGATGCACGAACACGAGGCTCTGAAGGGACAACTGTATATAAAGATGTCCGTAGTTGACAACGGCATAGTCACGCATTTTTGGAAAAGCGATAGATTCACGCCGACTATCTCGACCAGCTTTTCACCTGACAATGCAAGGGTTATCGCAAAGAATCCCCAGGGCGATGTCAGTTTTGTGGTGAAATTTGTctccaaaaataaaatgg GTAAGAAAACCGCAATTGGACATTTCGTGATAGGACCGGATGGAGGAGGAACCTATGGTGAACAGTGGAAACAAGCGTTGGCTAAACCTGGCCAGCAAATCACCAAATGGCAACCATTCGAGTGA